The Candida albicans SC5314 chromosome 5, complete sequence genome includes a region encoding these proteins:
- the CTF8 gene encoding Ctf8p (Putative kinetochore protein with a predicted role in sister chromatid cohesion; repressed during the mating process; flow model biofilm induced) — protein MPTATIDCSSAQDILNNPSTNDNDLIFTPYGLMLLEIQGELNLPNEFPQGQPKTDEDHEYLNNFITINEIQHAVKFGNLVFDEKDNSKVTLYIGKSQRLLGNVVKLSTPLAVLRIPLKNEDEMMVDSNNDNVNKFKQEEELIKLVDIVKAKVIFKQRPLPIM, from the coding sequence ATGCCAACTGCCACCATTGATTGTTCATCTGCTCAAGATATACTAAACAACCCTTCAaccaatgataatgatttgatatttACACCTTATGGTCTAATGTTATTAGAAATACAGGGAGAATTAAATCTACCTAATGAGTTCCCACAAGGTCAACCTAAAACTGATGAAGATCatgaatatttaaataattttattacgattaatgaaattcaaCATGCTGTAAAATTTGGGAATTTAGtgtttgatgaaaaagataacAGTAAAGTGACACTTTATATTGGTAAATCTCAAAGATTATTAGGTAATGttgttaaattatcaaccCCATTAGCGGTTTTGAGAATACCGTTGAAAAACGAAGATGAGATGATGGTGGATAGCAATAATGACAACGTCAACAAATTTAAGCAAGAAGAggaattaataaaattggtgGATATAGTTAAAGCAAAAGTGATATTCAAACAAAGACCATTACCAATTATGTAA
- a CDS encoding uncharacterized protein (Predicted protein tyrosine phosphatase; rat catheter biofilm induced): MTVSKYHPPTPREVEVTLGKGVTGTLAIPLAFDSENPFEEGLVPVTHKAALILHGQGGHRNYCYQKTLAHRLANELGIFSLRIDFRGCGNSADNANELEGRTLTQDVEDIQSSADFIRDGKLNGTGIDLTLSSIISHSRGGVAMFLWAQIQDQLGRAGDPSAIIVPNLVNCSARFTSPTVLDRYAGLEGLDFIPVTTYRRGSYQQINLSAREIISLSKPDLSKLTDLSRDWSVLSVYGTEDEIIPKYDSANFANALNRGPLSHTLKLIPDADHNFYGHKEIKADDELHELNPYNLPLKNGKRVNYNYLVTDYIIDFLTPEMELQRFIATSRDIGRVARWKNVDGVSNFRDVGGWRVHAPTFKLDTIKGSANKNQNQDHLVYYVKPHFAFRCANIAGLTETGLQTLQNLGIKAIFDLRSDGEVKNDGYPDNLSKYGIERIHSPVFSNDDYSPQAIAIRYTNLMTCWSTYVNVYEDMLEFGINAYKTIFEYIRDVNQPFVFHCTAGKDRTGMLGMLILLLAGVDRNTIAKEYELTTVGLRPDHPVLKGKFEETVKKLREKLGDDGSGGIEQIISQGRKNWSIEEDGFRNLVSSRYEAMLATIGLFHEKYGGIIPYLKDKLGFTSDDILKIYQNIVVADPQNMGFETSAQINWDHRTTERAKF; the protein is encoded by the coding sequence ATGACAGTTTCCAAATATCATCCTCCTACACCTAGAGAAGTAGAAGTCACACTTGGGAAAGGTGTAACGGGGACTCTTGCAATTCCACTTGCGTTTGATTCCGAAAACCCATTTGAAGAAGGATTAGTCCCTGTAACTCATAAAGCAGCATTAATCTTACATGGACAAGGTGGTCATAGAAATTATTGTTACCAAAAGACATTGGCACATAGATTGGCCAATGAATTGGGTATATTTTCCCTTAGAATCGATTTTAGAGGATGTGGTAATAGTGCAGACAATGCTAATGAATTAGAAGGTCGTACCTTGACTCAAGATGTCGAAGATATCCAATCAAGTGCCGACTTTATTCGTGATGGGAAATTAAACGGTACTGGTATTGATTTAACCTTGTCGTCAATTATTTCACACTCACGTGGTGGGGTTGCCATGTTTTTATGGGCCCAAATTCAAGATCAATTAGGACGAGCAGGTGACCCTAGTGCCATAATTGTCCCTAATTTAGTTAACTGTTCCGCCAGATTTACATCACCAACTGTTTTAGATAGATATGCCGGGTTAGAAGGGTTGGATTTTATCCCTGTAACCACATATAGACGTGGATCTTATCAACAGATCAATTTATCAGCAAGGGAAATTATATCTTTATCGAAACCAGATTTAAGTAAGTTGACGGACTTATCACGAGACTGGTCAGTTCTCAGTGTTTATGGTACTGAAGATGAAATCATTCCCAAATATGATAGTGCCAATTTTGCCAATGCGTTAAATAGAGGTCCATTATCACAtacattgaaattgattccTGATGCTGATCATAATTTTTATGGCCACAAGGAAATAAAGGCCGATGATGAATTACATGAACTTAATCCATATAATTTACCTTTGAAAAATGGCAAACGAGTAAACTATAATTATTTGGTCACTGATTATATAATAGACTTTTTAACTCCAGAAATGGAATTACAAAGATTTATTGCCACCAGTAGAGATATTGGTAGAGTTGCTAGATGGAAAAATGTTGATGGAGTCAGTAATTTTAGAGATGTTGGTGGCTGGAGAGTTCATGCTCCCACTTTCAAATTAGATACAATCAAAGGGTCCGCCAATAAAAACCAGAATCAAGATCATTTGGTATATTATGTTAAACCACATTTTGCATTCAGATGTGCTAATATTGCTGGGTTGACTGAAACTGGACTCCAAACTTTACAAAATTTAGGTATCAAGgcaatatttgatttacgTTCCGATGGAGAAGTTAAAAATGATGGATATCCAGATAATTTATCGAAATATGGTATTGAAAGAATCCATTCTCCAGTTTTCTctaatgatgattattCACCACAAGCCATAGCTATCAGATATACAAATCTTATGACTTGTTGGTCAACTTATGTCAACGTTTATGAAGACATGTTAGAATTTGGAATTAATGCCTACAAGACAATATTTGAGTATATCAGGGACGTAAACCAACCATTTGTATTCCATTGTACTGCTGGTAAAGATCGTACTGGTATGCTAGGAATGTTGATCTTATTACTTGCAGGTGTTGATAGAAACACTATCGCAAAAGAATATGAATTAACTACAGTTGGATTGAGACCAGATCATCCTGTCTTGAAAGGAAAGTTTGAAGAAACAGTAAAGAAATTGCGTGAAAAATTGGGTGATGATGGATCTGGAGGCATTGAACAAATAATTTCTCAAGGCAGGAAGAATTGGAgtattgaagaagatgggTTCCGGAATTTAGTCAGTTCAAGATATGAAGCCATGTTGGCTACTATTGGTTTATTTCATGAAAAATATGGGGGGATTATCCCTTATTTGAAAGATAAATTGGGTTTCACCAGtgatgatattttgaaaatttatcaaaacatAGTTGTTGCAGACCCACAAAACATGGGATTTGAAACTAGTGCACAAATAAATTGGGATCATAGAACTACAGAAAGAGCCAAATTCTAG
- a CDS encoding Rab GTPase-activating protein (Ortholog(s) have GTPase activator activity and role in activation of GTPase activity, endocytosis, exocytosis, formin-nucleated actin cable assembly, regulation of protein localization), giving the protein MVTTENVSSEIKITTTTPNELLDPNNNISTLDKSNHQRNESSYSQNFSVLREYDIETLSHRNSMSEDEIDQELPDPSFTNEIDNLELSQGTSNDDSSTQINNCESSEEERRSNRDSFVKPTNSETDQQILKSDCDRYGFKKTSSVTGLTLDEYNEWFKSYSQYSQARKKKWLVLMKNNGLHVDDSDTESFNNNNNNNNNIPTRFPPRSDKVKKMIRRGIPPEWRGNAWFFYAGGYEKLSKNVGTYERIVKATYNVKTKDTEVIERDLNRTFPDNIYFNSSIKGVFSSLETLQQEKEQETLLIKSLRRVLVAFAQHQPQIGYCQSLNFLAGLLLLFMEEEKAFWMLVILTERIIPKVHSANLEGVHTDQGVLMLCVKEYIPQLWQVLGKNFDGETLSEDKILSRLPPVTLVTSSWFMSVFVGILPIETTLRLWDILWYEGSKTIFRFSLTIFKMCSDSPEFNTKQNRRSGSGSGGGGESEQIELFQFMQNFPKKILDANLLVDLCFKKIGGYGFGSLSQDEINKCRAFVSKQREKLTKKSNQKGLTDMTDEERNTLLKSSTGFETSDIHDVYGFNRSIMSGMVWNKNISNKMKKKFVVGKRNNSR; this is encoded by the coding sequence ATGGTGACAACTGAGAATGTTTCATCAGAAATTAAGatcaccacaaccacaCCCAATGAGCTTTTAGATCCCAATAACAACATTTCCACATTagataaatcaaatcatcaacGAAATGAATCTTCTTATTCACAGAACTTTTCCGTTTTGCGAGAATACGATATCGAAACACTTTCTCATAGAAATAGCATGTCTGAAGACGAAATTGACCAAGAATTACCAGACCCTTCATTCACAAATGAAATAGACAACTTAGAACTACTGCAGGGGACATCCAATGATGATTCCAGTACacaaattaataattgcGAACTGAGTGAAGAGGAAAGAAGGAGCAATAGAGATAGTTTTGTCAAACCAACGAACCTGGAGACAGATCAACAAATCTTAAAGTCTGATTGTGATCGTTATGGATTCAAAAAGACATCATCTGTCACAGGACTAACATTAGATGAGTATAATGAATGGTTTAAACTGTATTCGCAGTATTCTCAAgcaagaaagaagaaatggttagttttaatgaaaaataatggATTGCATGTAGATGATTCAGATACAGAAAGttttaacaacaacaacaacaacaacaacaacatacCTACTAGATTTCCACCTAGATCAGATAAAGTTAAGAAAATGATACGTCGCGGGATACCACCAGAATGGAGAGGAAATGCATGGTTTTTTTATGCTGGTGGATACGAAAAACTAAGTAAAAATGTTGGAACTTATGAAAGGATAGTCAAGGCCACTTACAATGTAAAAACGAAGGATACCGAAGTCATTGAAAGAGATTTGAATCGTACTTTCCCTGATAATATATActttaattcatcaatcaaaGGTGTGTTTTCATCCTTAGAAACTTTGCAACAAGAAAAGGAACAAGAAACATTATTGATCAAGTCATTAAGAAGAGTATTGGTTGCCTTTGCACAGCATCAACCACAAATAGGATATTGTCaatcattgaattttttggCAGGtcttttattattgttcatggaagaagaaaaagcaTTTTGGATGCTTGTTATATTAACAGAAAGAATTATCCCAAAAGTTCATCTGGCAAATCTAGAAGGTGTTCATACTGATCAAGGGGTTTTAATGTTATGTGTTAAAGAGTATATACCCCAATTATGGCAAGTTTTAGGGAAAAATTTCGATGGTGAAACTCTTTCTGAAGACAAGATTTTATCAAGATTACCTCCAGTTACATTAGTCACTTCATCTTGGTTCATGTCAGTATTTGTGGGGATTCTACCTATTGAAACAACTTTAAGATTATGGGATATACTTTGGTATGAAGGTTCGAAAACAATTTTCAGATTCTCTTTAACCATATTCAAAATGTGTCTGGATTCACCCGAATTtaatacaaaacaaaatcgtcgtagtggtagtggtagtggtggtggtggtgaatccgaacaaattgaattattccAATTTATGCAAAATTTCCCgaaaaaaattcttgatgCAAATTTACTAGTTGATCtttgttttaaaaaaattggtggtTATGGGTTTGGCTCTTTGTCACAAGatgaaatcaacaaatgtAGAGCATTTGTATCTAAGCAAAGAGAGAAATTGACTAAAAAACTGAATCAAAAAGGGTTAACCGATATGACTGATGAGGAAAGAAACACGTTATTGAAGTCTTCTACTGGATTTGAGACTTCGGATATTCATGATGTTTATGGATTTAATCGCTCAATTATGAGTGGGATGGTTTggaataaaaatattagtaataaaatgaagaaaaagtttgTCGTTGGGAAACGTAACAACTCCcgataa
- the FOL1 gene encoding trifunctional dihydropteroate synthetase/dihydrohydroxymethylpterin pyrophosphokinase/dihydroneopterin aldolase (Putative dihydroneopterin aldolase (dihydro-6-hydroxymethylpterin pyrophosphokinase); fungal-specific (no human or murine homolog)) has product MLKNDTVFTKDISCTAITGKDAWNRPTPQPITISLSFSTDFQKASELDNLKCSINYAVITRNVTEFMKSNEHLNFKSLGNIAQAISDIGLDQSRGGGSIVDVTIKSLKSEIRAESVEYKINRNTLGQPVPLDIFQVNKLRLLTIIGVFTFERLQKQIVDVDLQFKIAPNSNLYFHQIIADIVSYVESSNFKTVEALVSKIGQLTFQKYDGVAEVVATVTKPNAFSHVEGVGVSSTMVKDNFKDMEPVKFENTIAQTNRAFNLPVENEKTEDYTGYHTAFIAFGSNTGNQVENITNSFELLQKYGITIEATSSLYISKPMYYLDQPDFFNGVIKVNFQNISPFQLLKILKDIEYKHLERKKDFDNGPRSIDLDIILYDDLQLNTENLIIPHKSMLERTFVLQPLCEVLPPDYIHPISAESLHSHLQQLINDKPQETVQESSDLLQFIPVSRLPVKDNILKFDQINHKSPTLIMGILNMTPDSFSDGGKHFGKELDNIVKQAEKLVSEGATIIDIGGVSTRPGSVEPTEEEELERVIPLIRAIRQSSNPDLSKVLISVDTYRSNVAEQSLLVGADIINDISMGKYDEKIFDVAAKYGCPYIMNHTRGSPKTMSKLTNYESNTNDDIIEYIIDPKLGHQELDLSPEIKNLLNGISRELSLQMFKAMAKGVKKWQIILDPGIGFAKNLNQNLAVIRNASFFKKYSIQINERVDDVTIKHKYLSFNGACVLVGTSRKKFLGTLTGNDVPSDRVFGTGATVSACIEQNTDIVRVHDVKEMKDVVCISDAIYKNV; this is encoded by the coding sequence ATGTTGAAAAACGATACCGTTTTCACTAAAGATATTTCTTGTACGGCGATAACTGGTAAAGATGCCTGGAATCGACCAACACCACAACCAATCACTATATCATTATCTTTCAGTACTGATTTCCAGAAGGCATCGGAATtggataatttgaaatgCTCAATTAATTATGCTGTTATTACCAGAAATGTAACTGAATTtatgaaatcaaatgagCATTTAAATTTCAAGTCATTAGGAAATATTGCTCAAGCAATTAGTGATATTGGATTAGATCAATCTAGAGGTGGTGGATCTATTGTGGATGTGACGATAAAAAGTTTGAAATCAGAAATAAGAGCTGAAAGTGTCGaatataaaattaataGAAACACTTTGGGTCAACCCGTTCCATTAGATATTTTCCaagttaataaattgagaTTATTGACAATTATTGGGGTTTTCACATTTGAAAgattacaaaaacaaatagttgatgttgatttacaatttaaaattgcACCTAATTCCAATTTATATTTCCATCAAATAATTGCTGATATTGTTTCATACGTGGAATCatctaatttcaaaactgTAGAAGCATTGGTGTCTAAGATTGGTCAATTGACATTTCAGAAATATGACGGAGTAGCTGAAGTTGTTGCTACTGTCACTAAACCGAATGCATTCAGTCATGTTGAAGGTGTTGGGGTATCATCTACCATGGTCAAAGACAATTTCAAAGATATGGAACCagttaaatttgaaaacacaATTGCTCAAACTAATAGAGCATTCAATTTACCTGTTGAAAATGAGAAAACTGAGGATTATACCGGGTACCACACTGCATTTATTGCCTTTGGATCCAATACTGGAAATCAAGTAGAAAATATTACCAATTCATTCGaattgttgcaaaaataTGGAATCACCATAGAAGCAACTTCATCATTGTACATTTCTAAACCAATGTATTACTTGGATCAACcagattttttcaatgggGTAATTAAAGTGAATTTCCAAAACATTTCACCTTTCcagttgttgaaaattctaaaagatattgaatataaacatttagaaaggaaaaaagaCTTTGATAATGGGCCCAGATCAATAGATTTGGATATTATACTATATGACGATTTACAATTAAATACCGAGAATCTAATTATTCCACATAAATCAATGTTAGAAAGAACATTTGTATTACAACCATTATGTGAAGTATTACCCCCTGATTATATTCATCCCATCAGTGCAGAAAGTTTGCATAGCCatttacaacaattaataaatgataaaCCTCAAGAGACAGTACAAGAATCGTCTGATTTATTACAATTTATCCCAGTCTCTAGATTACCTGTCAAAgataatattttgaaatttgatcaaattaATCATAAATCTCCTACTTTGATTATGGGTATATTGAATATGACTCCTGATTCATTTAGTGATGGTGGGAAACATTTTGGAAAAGAACTAGATAATATTGTGAAGCAGGCAGAGAAATTAGTCAGTGAGGGTGCTACGATTATTGACATTGGAGGAGTTTCCACACGACCAGGAAGTGTTGAACCCACtgaggaagaagaattggaacGTGTGATTCCATTAATTAGAGCCATTCGTCAATCACTGAACCCTGATTTACTGAAGGTGTTGATTTCGGTTGATACTTATCGTAGTAACGTTGCTGAACAAAGTTTACTTGTGGGTGCTGACATAATCAACGATATCTCAATGGGCAAAtatgatgaaaaaatatttgatgtGGCTGCCAAATATGGATGTCCTTATATCATGAATCATACTCGAGGATCACCTAAAACCATGTCTAAATTGACCAATTATGAATCAAATAcaaatgatgatattatCGAATATATAATTGATCCTAAATTAGGACATCAAGAATTGGATTTGTCACCtgaaatcaagaatttaCTCAATGGAATCAGTCGTGAATTGAGTTTACAAATGTTTAAAGCCATGGCTAAAGGAGTGAAAAAATGGCAAATTATTTTGGATCCAGGTATTGGATTTGctaaaaatttgaatcaaaatttagCAGTTATTCGTAATGCCTcgttttttaaaaaatattctATTCAAATTAATGAACGTGTTGATGATGTAACAATCAAACATAAATATTTAAGTTTTAATGGTGCTTGTGTTTTGGTGGGGACATCAAGAAAGAAGTTTTTGGGGACATTAACTGGTAATGACGTGCCTCTGGATCGAGTATTTGGCACTGGTGCAACAGTGTCTGCGTGTATTGAACAAAACACTGATATTGTAAGAGTTCATGATGTtaaagaaatgaaagatGTAGTATGTATAAGTGATgcaatttataaaaatgtataa
- a CDS encoding uncharacterized protein (Protein of unknown function; mutants are viable; Spider biofilm induced), translated as MFSPTKLSPRASKTYKKRPKGKILVHDNALETSKVKKLGEYQEIIAKPRKSLDPFDLIDINHIEKSTPSPVKMAKKRKTETGIKVEGLLEISDDDDNDNDKSKEKDKSQPKTLNEKFDSNNILHSLDQQNRSKYDDVLKKYKKKKIPKPIVSRKELLARANKYMDLIPKILGGKLNTSVYYEYAKAEQMKSDRETMPASDKWRIKWEKYYGGYYGFQRQSIIGAYILDRYEKKLTKFCKDNKTARYWNMSQFSTYVLANEIIIRMIMEDMNLDFDKAEKFCLETVDYGIVVADSIEVDYDNGLSQEKTTTKKSISSTKSKLLPISLNADDSSSDEESIFRVEKSGKTRTK; from the coding sequence ATGTTTAGTCCAACAAAGTTATCACCTCGGGCATCAAAGACTTATAAAAAGCGTCCTAAGGGTAAAATACTAGTTCATGACAATGCTTTAGAAACCAGTAAAGTGAAAAAACTTGGAGAGTATCAAGAAATAATTGCCAAACCAAGAAAATCATTAGATCCATTTGATCTAATAGATATTAATCATATAGAGAAAAGCACACCGAGTCCAGTGAAAATGGCAAAAAAACGTAAAACTGAAACTGGTATCAAAGTGGAAGGATTACTTGAAATAagcgatgatgatgataacgATAACGATAAACTGAAAGAGAAGGACAAATCTCAGCCAAAGACATTAAATGAAAAGTTTGATTCAAATAACATTCTTCATTCACTTGATCAACAGAATCGGAGTAAATATGATGATGTTTTGaagaaatacaaaaagaagaaaatccCAAAACCAATTGTATCAAGGAAAGAATTATTGGCAAGAGCAAACAAATATATGGATTTGATACCAAAGATTTTAGGTGGGAAATTAAACACTTCGGTATATTATGAGTATGCTAAAGCTGAACAAATGAAATCGGATCGTGAAACAATGCCAGCACTGGATAAATGGCGTATCAAATGGGAGAAATATTATGGTGGATATTATGGTTTCCAAAGACAATCAATAATAGGAGCATATATTTTAGACAGGtatgaaaagaaattgacaaaatttTGTAAAGATAATAAAACTGCTAGGTATTGGAACATGTCACAATTTTCGACATATGTTTTGGCCAatgaaatcatcattagAATGATTATGGAAGATATGAatcttgattttgataaagcAGAAAAATTTTGTCTAGAAACTGTTGATTATGGTATTGTTGTGGCAGATTCTATTGAAGTTGATTATGATAATGGTCTTAGTCAAGAGAAAACTACTACCAAAAAGAGTATATCTTCAACCAAACTGAAACTTCTACCCATTCTGTTAAATGCAGATGATAGTAGTAGTGATGAGGAAAGTATATTCCGAGTTGAAAAAAGTGGCAAAACTAGAACAAAATAA
- a CDS encoding Nrd1 complex RNA-binding subunit (Putative RNA-binding protein; transcript is upregulated in an RHE model of oral candidiasis) has product MSLSGMEEFETVLKEISTLPAPGVSGTRIKRLTDIAVKEMNAENEPKLISILYSQCKANSSTNKLGTLYVVDSIVRKFIEEANKKNEALVPSAPEGTYASAVFKINELVESLVDDAMELSINPSINIKIGKLIDIWARSETFSPEVIQNIRNKHFKSTTPPGSPPKASIALVKPDATEGTKESSSILSALASLAKASGSNNETPPSSQSSSTNNNSNNNSNNNNNNNSSNSNSNSNESGSNATNILSQLSALGGNSSNTGSASSQPPSQQQYSSYPQGGGQAGNDDLLNMLQQMQGGGTPTGASPASPVVGSNEARGGPTAEFDRRRGRDNEYGSQYGRRNRSRSPKRGSNTWVRSPPSSSVQALQQNMQNLRQQKQVNHGYPQNTNGQVDQGFVPPNAMGGELNLPGTPHYRPRTVQFDSTIPQGTVKVLSRTLFLGGVPRNMDERSLAQVLRPYAEIQSVILNSEKKHAFVKVYSRREAEQVITSFNKDGALPLRTRWGVGFGPRDCCNYQHGISIIPIQRLTEADKNWIVHAQWGGTGGQPISSGMVVDEPDIEIGSGLSSKAMSKKMPTNSARNGPKSNRPGEPDEEYVKTTLIPQGDIQMTHGAQPQFNTYSQSSVNPLQGLFGNNPQQQQQPPPPPQPPQPQQPPMQFPAGFPQMPPQQPGQPGMNNNEAMAMLAAMMQTMQQQQQQQHPPQ; this is encoded by the coding sequence ATGTCGTTATCAGGAAtggaagaatttgaaactgTTCTTAAAGAGATTTCAACTTTACCAGCACCAGGTGTATCTGGTACTCGTATTAAAAGATTGACTGATATTGCTGTCAAAGAAATGAATGCGGAAAACGAGCCAAAGttaatttctattttgtATTCTCAATGTAAAgcaaattcatcaactaATAAGTTGGGAACATTATATGTTGTTGACTCCATAGTCCGAAAATTTATCGAGGAAGCcaataagaaaaatgaaGCTTTAGTGCCTAGTGCGCCTGAAGGAACATACGCATCTGctgttttcaaaataaatgaacTAGTCGAATCGTTAGTTGATGATGCGATGGAATTACTGATTAATCCTTCTATAAACATAAAAATTGGCAAATTGATTGACATTTGGGCTAGACTGGAAACTTTCTCGCCTGAAGTCATTCAGAACATTAGAAACAAACATTTTAAATCTACTACCCCACCTGGTTCGCCTCCAAAGGCAAGTATTGCCCTAGTTAAACCAGATGCAACAGAAGGTACAAAAGAGTCGAGCAGTATTTTGCTGGCGTTGGCTTCTTTGGCAAAAGCCAGTGGGtcaaataatgaaacaCCACCTAGCTCCCAATCCTCttcaaccaacaacaacagcaacaacaacagcaacaacaacaacaacaacaacagcagcaacagcaacagcaacagcaacgAAAGTGGATCCAATGCCACTAATATTTTGTCTCAGTTGTCTGCTCTTGGTGgtaatagtagtaatacTGGTAGTGCTTCTTCACAACCACCaagtcaacaacaatactcTTCTTACCCTCAAGGTGGTGGGCAAGCAGGTAATGATGATCTTCTTAATATGCTACAACAAATGCAAGGTGGTGGTACACCTACAGGAGCTTCACCAGCGTCACCAGTTGTTGGTTCTAACGAAGCTAGAGGAGGTCCAACTGCTGAATTTGATAGAAGACGTGGTCGCGACAATGAATATGGCTCTCAATATGGTAGAAGAAATAGATCAAGATCACCTAAGCGTGGATCAAACACTTGGGTGAGATCACCTCCAAGTTCATCGGTGCAAGCTCTTCAACAGAATATGCAAAATTTGAGACAACAGAAGCAAGTAAATCATGGATATCCACAAAATACAAATGGACAAGTTGATCAAGGGTTTGTTCCACCAAATGCTATGGGTGGTGAATTAAATTTACCGGGGACCCCACATTATCGTCCAAGAACAGTGCAATTTGACTCCACTATTCCACAAGGCACTGTAAAAGTGTTATCTAGAACATTATTTTTAGGAGGTGTTCCAAGAAATATGGATGAAAGGTCTTTAGCTCAAGTGTTACGACCATACGCTGAAATTCAATCGGTTATTTTGAACAGTGAGAAAAAACACGCTTTTGTTAAAGTCTATTCTAGGAGAGAAGCCGAACAAGTTATTACTTCGTTTAACAAAGATGGTGCTTTGCCATTGAGAACAAGATGGGGAGTTGGTTTCGGACCAAGAGATTGCTGTAATTATCAACACGGTATATCGATTATTCCAATTCAAAGATTAACTGAAGCTGATAAAAACTGGATTGTTCATGCTCAATGGGGTGGTACTGGGGGTCAGCCAATACTGAGTGGTatggttgttgatgaaccagatattgaaattggcTCAGGGTTATCATCCAAGGCGATGTCGAAAAAGATGCCAACTAATTCTGCTAGAAATGGTCCTAAGTCAAATAGACCGGGCGAACCAGATGAAGAATACGTGAAGACTACATTGATACCCCAAGGAGATATTCAAATGACTCACGGTGCTCAACCTCAGTTTAATACGTATCTGCAATCGTCAGTCAATCCTTTGCAAGGGTTATTTGGAAATAatccacaacaacaacaacaaccaccaccaccaccacaaccaccacaaccacaacaacctCCTATGCAATTTCCTGCAGGGTTCCCTCAAATGCCTCCTCAACAACCTGGTCAGCCTGGtatgaataataatgaagCAATGGCAATGCTTGCTGCAATGATGCAAACTatgcaacagcaacaacagcaacaacaccCACCTCAATAA